The Lysobacterales bacterium sequence TGATCTGGGCGCAGGGCAAGCTGTGGCGCGTCGACGCCGCGAGTGGCGCGCCGTCTGCGATTCCGTTCACGGCCGAGGTCGAACAGACGGTGGCCGCTCCGCTGCGCTTCGAGCAGCAAATCGAATCAGGCGGCTTCACCGCGAAGATGATCCGCGATGTCGCGACCAGCCCCGATGGCAAGACCCTGGTCTTCCACGCCGTCGGACAGCTTTGGACCAAGGCGTTGCCGAACGGCAAAGCGCAGCGCTTGAGCACGCGCGCCGACGCGTTCGAATACCAGCCGAGCTTCAGCGCCGATGGCCGCAAGCTGCTCTACATCACCTGGAACGATGCCGCCCAGGGCGCGATCATCGAGCGCGATCTCGCCAGCGGCAACGAACGCACCCTGAGCACGCAGCCGGGCTTCTACTACTCGCCGAGTTATTCGCGTGATGGCAGCAAGATCGTGTGGTCGAAGCAAAGCGGCTCGTCGCTGACCGGATCGTTGAACAGCGGCGAGCAGGGCATCTGGTGGATGCCGGTCGCCGGTGGTGCCGCCAAGCGCATCGCCAAGGATGGCTACGCGCCGCAGTTCATTGCCGAGGGCACGCGCGTCAGCTTCCAGACCGGCGGTGGGCTCAACAAGAAGCTGCAGAGCGTGGGCCTGCATGGCGAGGAACCGCGTGACGTGTTCACGCTGAAGTACACCGACTACGTCTCGGTCAGTCCGGACGGGCAATGGGTCGCGTTCACCGAATTGTTCAACGCCTACATCGCGCCGATGCCGAAAACCGGCGGCGTGATCGAACTCGGCAAGGACACCACGGCGATCCCGGTGGCAAAGATCTCGACCGATGTCGGTTCCTACCTGCACTGGTCGCAGAACAGTGGTGGCGTGCACTGGATGGTCGGTGACCAGTATTTCTCGCGTGACCTGAAGGATGCGTTCGCGTTCGTGCCGGGCGCGCCGGCGAAACTGCCGGACCCGAAGGCGGCCAAGGGCGTTGCGGTCGGTCTCGAGGTCGAAGTGGATTCCACCGACGAGGTGGTCGCATTCACGAATGCACGCATCGTCACCATGAAGGGCGAGCAGGTGATCGAGAACGGCACCGTGCTGATCGCCGGTGACATGATCGCCAATGTCGGCACCGACGTGCCGGTGCCGAGCCACGCACGGGTGATTGATGCGCGCGGCAAGACCATCGTGCCCGGCTACATCGATGTGCATGCGAACGCCAATCACTTCAACGGCGGCGTGATCGCGCAGGAAAACTGGGCCTACTACGCGAACCTCGCGTTCGGCGTCACCACCATGCACGATCCTTCGGCAACCACGGAAACGGTGTTCTCGCAGGCCGAGTTGCAGAAGGCCGGCAAGCTGGTCGGCCCGCGCGTGTTCTCGACCGGCACCATCCTGTACGGCGCCGACGGCGACTTCAAGGCGGTGGTGAACTCGCTCGACGATGCGCGCGCCCATCTGCGACGGATGCAGGCGAATGGCGCGTTCAGCGTGAAGAGTTACAACCAGCCGCGACGCGAACAGCATCAGATGATCAACCAGGCCGCGCGCGAGCTCGGCATGCTGGTGGTCGAGGAAGGCGGTTCGACGCTGAATCACAACCTGCCGATGATCCTCGACGGCGCCACCAGCATCGAACACAACCTGCCGGTCGCGCCGCTGTACCAGGACGTGATCAAGCTGTGGTCGCAGACCGACGTGCGCAACACGCCGACCCTGGTCGTCAGTTACGGCGGCCTCAATGGCGAATACTGGTGGTATGCGCGCGACAACGTCTGGGAGGACAAGAAACTCAATCGCTTCTTCCCGAAGGAAACGCTGGCTGCGCGTGCCATCCGTCGCGAGACGGCACCGGATTGGGACTACCACCATATCGAAGTCGCGAAGTCACTGAAGACGCTGCGCGACGCCGGCGTGCGCATCCAGATCGGTGGTCACGGCCAGTTGCAGGGGCTGTCGCCGAATTGGGAAATCTGGAGCCTGACCCAGGGTGGCATGAGCAACTTCGAAGCGCTGCGCGCGGCGACCATCGATGGCGCCGACCTGATCGGCCTGTCGAAGCAACTCGGCTCGATCGAAGCCGGCAAGCGCGCTGATCTGGTGGTGCTGAACAGCAATCCGCTCGAGAACATCCGCGCCACCATCGACACCCGCTACGTGATGGTCAACGGTCGCCTGTTCGACGTCGACGCCGACATGGCCGAGATCGGCCACCGCCAGGCCCGCGCCCCCGAGTTCTACTGGCAACGCCACCGCAACGGCCGCAGCTTCGGCATCGAATACGGCCCCAGCGCCCCCTGCCACTGCCCGAAGTCGGCGGTGCGCAGGCACTGAGGCTGCGCTAGTTGACGCTTGGACTCGAACGCATTGAATGTCTCGCATAAGAGATACATAATTCGCCCCAACGGAGGGTTGAGCCATGGCGCGTTCGTCGATGTTGCACGTCCGGGTGGATGACGAAATCAAGGTGCAGGCCGGAGCGGCGTTGGCGGCGATGGGGCTGACCGTGTCGGATGCCGTGCGCATTCTGCTGACGCGGCTGGTCAACGATCAGGCATTTCCTTTGGAGCTCAAGGTGCCCAATGCCAAGACACGCGCGGCGATGGTCGAGGCCCGTGCGATGACGAAGTCCCGAAAGACCCGCTTTCGATCGGCTGGCGCGTTGATCGATGACCTCGAAAAAACCAACGCATAACAAGCGCGCTGCGCCGCCGAGGCCGTGCGATTTCACCAAGGCCTTCCGCAAGGATTGGGAGCGCCTGTCGCGATCGGGTCGCTACGACCTCCAGCGACTCAAGCAGGTGATGCTCCTGCTCGTCGCCAACGATGCTCCGCTTGGACCCGAATGGCTCGATCACCCCCTCAAGGGCGAATGGGCCGACCATCGCGAGTGCCACATCGGCGGCGATTTCCTGTTGATCCATCGAATGGAAGGCCAGACCCTCATCTTCGTCCGTGCGGGCACGCATGCCGATCTGTTCGAGGAATGAACTGACCTCGGGACAAGGAACCTCATGCGCTTCGAGCATCGGAAAATCGGTACGGGTGGACAAGGTGCGCAGCCCGACTGCGTTCGGGCGCGTGCCGCCGCGGTGGTGCTGATGACTCTTGCGCTCGGATTGACTCGCAGCTCTGGCGCACAAGCGAGCGGTGCTCAGAACTGCTCTGATCTCGCCGGTCACTACCGCGTCGACGGCTTCGGACCCGTGCTCGGTGACGCGCTCGATGCGCTCGACCTGCGCATGGCCGGGTTCACCGGCAGCGAAGTGAAGATCACCGGGCGTGTCGAGACTTCGCTGCAGTTCTGGATCAAGAGCGGCGGCAGCAGCCCGATGTCGAACCAGCCCAGTCGCACGCTGACGCATGGCGTGGACTACGACTGCGTTGCTGGCGCGGTGGTGCTGAAGCGCAAGGTGAGCGCGAGCCGCAACAGCGATGAAGGTTGGCTCGAGGGCAGTGCCACGGTGCGGCTCGTGCGCTCGGGCAGCGGCCTCGGCCTCGCCAGCGAGTTCAGCGGCCGTCAGCGCACAACGATCTACAGCTACGACTCGGCACGCATCAGCCTGCCCAAGTTCGGCACTTCGCGCACGTTCGCCAATGCAATCCGTTGGCCGAATATCAGCGAGCCGCGGCCGTTCGCGGACACCTATGTCGCTCCGCCCGAGTCCGAGCCGGTGCAGGCGATGCGGCGAACGCTGACGGCATCGTTGCTCGGCAGCATCAACCTCGGTGGCTTGCAGGGCGGCAGCAGCGGCGTGCTCGCCAGCCTCCATGCGCCGCGATCCGAGGATGTGATCGCGTTCGAAGACCGATTGCACGCCGCGGGCATCGCCTATGACGTAACGCGATCGCCGATCTGGTCGAACAACGGCTACAGCATGCAGTTTCGCTTCGGTGCTGGCGGCGGCGATGTGAAGGCAGGCTGGCATCCCAGCGTGTTTCGCGTGCAGCACGAGATCGAGCGCATGCAGCACCCGATGGTCAGCGTCAGCAAGGTTGAGGTCAACGGCGATGTGTACGTCGCCACGCTCGACGTGATCGGCCCGGAAACAACCGAGATGATCCTGAAGCGCCTGCGCCTGAACACCACGATGTTCGTGGGGATCGAGGTGCTCGACGATTTGCCCACGGAGCGACGCAACCTGCGCCAGGTGCGGTTGCGGTTGACGATGAAGTAGGCGGTGGCAGCGCGTGCCGGGTAGCGCGCGCGATCCGCGCTATAGTCGGCCCGCTCCAACGCGTCTCTCGCGATTCTTCCGGTACCCGCTGCGTCGAACCGCTCCCGTCACGGCCCGTCTCGTCGAGTGGGCGCGTATCGCCGAGGGAGCTCCCATGTCGGGCTACAACACCCGCGTCTCCACCGTGCAACTCGGTGGACACGATTACCGCATTCGTTCACTCAGCGATCGCCAGCAATTCGCCGATCCGCTCGGTCGCGCCGCCAAGGCCGGCATTTCCTCGGCGAACTGGAGCCTGTTCGGTCAGCTCTGGCCATCAGGGCGGTTGCTGGCCGAGGCCATGTCCGAGTTTGATGTCGCCGGCAAGCGCGTGCTCGAACTCGGCTGCGGCCTCGGGCTCGCCAGCCTGGTGCTCACCCGCCGCGGCGCCAACGTCACCGCCAGCGACCACCACCCGCTCGCCGAGGTCTTCCTCTCGCACAACGCCGGCCTCAACGACCTCAGCATTCCGCACTTCCACGACCTGCAGTGGGCGGTCGCCGACGAAGGCCTGGGTTGCTTCGACCTGATCATCGCCAGCGACGTGCTGTACGAACGCGATCACGCCGTGTTGCTCACCGCCCTATGCGAGCGCCACGCCCAACCCAAGGCCGAAGTCGTCATCACCGACCCCGGCCGCGGCAACAGCGGCGGCTTCACCCGTGCCATGGCCGCGCTCGGCTTCAGCATGGAAGAAACCCGCACCCGCTTCGACGCCAAGGACCGCCCGCCGTTTCGCGGCTGCCTGCTGCACTACCGGCGCGGGTGATTGGCCGCGCCCGAACACCCAGATGTTGGGCGCGATCGAGGTTCTGGACGACACCCCCTCGGCACGGCGTGACCTGCGTTGGCTGCCACTGCGGCCGGCCCCGATCAGTCCTCGGGATGCGCGTTCTGGCCGAGTTGCGAGTAGAGCCGCCAGGTCATCCAGCCGAGCACCAGCAGGCCGAGGGCGAGCACTGCCCACAACGCGAAGCGGCGCGTGCGCGCAGCGGCATCGGCGTCGTCGGTCGGCGCGGACGCAGCGGCCGGCGCAATCGGAGCGGTTGGCCGTTGCGGCTTGCCGATCAGCACGCTTTGCAGTTGTGCGATTTCCCTGGTGCTGAACCCTGGCGCCACCTGCGCAAGGGCCGCCGCGCCGCCGTTCCAGTGTCGGACCACTTCTGGCGCTGCGCCGACCGCCAACCGGAAGCCCTTGCCGCGCGCTGTGAACACCAGCGTCTGCGGGCGCCAGCCGAGCACCAGCCGCGGCGGTGTCGATCCGGCGGATTGCGGCCGCACTACCCACTCGGCGCTGCCCATTGGTGCTACCTGGATGCGGCTGGAACGACGCTCGCCACCGTCGTGGTTCAGGCGATAAAAGGTGCTGCTGATCTGCGGTGCGAGCAGCCATTGCGGTTTCGGCCCGCGCTGCTCGCGATAGACGCCGATGATCACCGGCAGCACGGTGTTGGGTTCGGGCAGATCGAGGCCGATCGAACTGGCGGCGATCGACGGGCTGGTGACGTAGACGAAGTCGCTGTCGACGCGCCCCGGTTGAGCCTGCAGTGTGAGTTCCAATCCCGGGTCTGGCGTGGCCGTGGCGCCGCGCCATTCGCCGAGGATGGTGGTGAAGGCCAGTGGCGCGCCGTCCAGCCAGCGCAGCTTGAGGTAGCGACCGTTGCCGCGCGGTAGTTCGATGCGGTCGCTGACCAGGCGTACCGTCGGGTCGTTGCCGGGGATCCAGTCGAGCGTGCCGTGTGCCACGCCATCCCAGAGTTTCAGGTCGTCGCTGCGCTCGATCGCGAGGCGCGCGTGGTAGTCGCGTACCGAATCGCCGATCTGGAAGCGCAGCGCCTGCAGCACCTCGTTGGCGGCGCTCGGGCCGAGATCGACCACGAGTGCGGCCAGTGGTCGCGTGACCGCCGTCGCTGCTTCGCGCGGGTCGCGCTCGACCTGCGCGGTGTTCGTGCGGACATCGAGTTCGACCAGCGCCCCATCCGCGTCGGTGCGCAGTTGCAGGTCCAGGCCGCCGGTGTTGCCCGGGGTCTGGACGTCGGCGTAGATCGGGAACAGCGTGCCGGCCTGTTCGCGCACTTCGGTGCGCGCGCGTTGCTCCGGGAAGTGCAGGGCGTGGGGCAGCAACTGGCCGGCACCGTTGTAAATCCGCAGGTCGGCCAGGCCCGCGGTGCGCGACGCCTGGTACACCGCGAGCGGCAATTGCAACTGCAGCACGCCGTCATCGCCGCTGGCCGCGAGCGGGAACACGGCTGCGAATTCATCGAGCTTGGGGTCGTGCGGCGCGGCGGTGGCGCTGGCTCGCGATGGCGCGGTGGTCAGGGTGATGGCGACCAGGGCGGCAACGGCCATCGCCGGTACCCAGCCCGTGCACCGTCCCGATTCAGGGCGACCGTGCGCATCGCATCTGCGTATCGTGCGCGTCCCCGATTGCGTCAGCCGCAAGCGCTTCATTGCTCTGCCTCCCTCGGCAACGGCGCGACGTAGCCGATCAGCAGCATCAGCCCGCCGACGCCCATGAAGGACACGATGCGGGCGACACTGCCGACGTTGCGCAGGTCGATGATGAACAGTTTGAACACGACCACACCGAGCAGCGCGGCACCGATCATCCACAGCGGCTTGGACAGCCGGCGCGCGGCGTGGCGCATCAGCGCAAAGGCGCACAGCGTCCAGGTCAGCGACAACATCGCTTGCACGAACTGCGAGTGGAAGAGCGGTTCGAAGCGGTAGGGCAGGTCGAGATACTTTGCCGCGGTGCGCAGCAGCATCAGGTTGAACCAGCCAAAGCCGAGCGCCATCGAAGTTCGCAGCGCCAGGCGGTGCTGCTCGTCGCTGGCGCGCTCGCGGTGCAGGCGCCAGAGATCGGCAAGCAGCAAGGCAACGAAGCCGGTGCTCAGGTCGAGCGGATTGAGCAGCGGCAGGTAGGGCAGCGGCGCCATGTTGCCGTCCTGGCGCAGGTTCCAGTAGATCACCAGCAGCAGCGCCCACAGCGCCGCCAGCGGGATCACGACGCGACCGTACCAATCGTGTAGCGGCTGTAGCGGCCAGCCGCCGCGGCGCACCTGCATCAGTCCGAGGAACAGACAAGCGATGGCTGCCCACGCCGCGAGGTAGTCCGGCCACATGCCCGCCACCACCCAGCCGCCTTGCGCCTGCAGCGCGAGTTCCGGATCGCCCGCGAGCCAGGGCATCAGGTTCAGCGACACCACTGGCGCCAGCATCAGCCAGGGTGCGACCACCCGACTGAAGTGCAGGCCCTTGAGGCCACCATCCGGGATATCCCGGTGCGTCTGCCAACGTTGCAGGCACCAGGCCATGCCCGCCCAGCAGAGCAGCACCGCAATGGCCGTGCCCGGCGAAGGCAACTGCTGTTGCAGGTAGGCATCGGCCAGCAAGACCATCCAGACCAGCGCCTGCATCACCATCGTTGGCACCGCCAGCAAGCGAAGCAGCGGTGTCGCGCAAGCCCGCGCCATGAACAGTGCCGCCATCGCCAGCAGGGTCATGCACGCCAAGCGCCAATCGGCGTATCCGAACCAGCTCGATTCGTCGCGCATCAACCCGTTGGCTTCGAGCAGCCGCGCGCCGAATTGCGCCAGCACGTCCACCAGCGGCAGGTACAGCAGAATGCCGAGGCCGATCAGCCAGACCACCGCCGCGGTGCCGCGCTGGTGCTCGCTGAGCGCGGGCGAGCGCTCGGCGTCTCGCATCCGCGTCAGGCCGAGCCACGCCAGCGCCAACAACACCAGGGTGCCGGACAAGGGACCGCCGATGAAGGCGAGCCAGGCGTCACGCGTGCTGCCATCGCCGGACGCGGGCAGCGCCCAGTCGAACTGCAGCAGGCGTTCGACCACCAGACTGTCGGCCACCTGGACCAGGAAGATGAAGCTGCCGAGGACGGTCAGCAGCGGCCAGGCGATGCGTTGCAGGTTTGCAGCATTGGCGAATGCGAAGCGCTGCGCCAGCGCCGTGAAGCCGTAGCCCGACAGCGCCAGTCCGATGCCGTAGGCGGCCCAGAAGCTCACCTGGTACCACGGTATTGGCGCAGCGGCCGCGGCGCCGGTGGCGAAAGCCAGCGCGTGCGCCGCGCCGTGCAATGCGAAGCCACAGCACCAGAACATGGACAGCCACAGCCAGGCGACGCTGGCGCTGCGGTCGCGTTCCTGGGCCATGCCGGTGTCGCTCTGCCAGCGGCGCTTGAAAGCGAAGGCCGAGACCAGCGCCCCGATGCTGAGCAGCAAGCCGCCGAACAGCGCGCCGCCACTCAGTACCTCGCCGAGACTGGCCTCCGGATAGACCGGTACGTTGTGCCAGCGCATGTAGCGGGTCATCAGTCCGAGGAAGGTCAGCCCGGCCACGGCCGTGACCGCGCCGGCAAGCACGGCCGGCAGGCGCCAGTCAGCGCGGCGGCCAAGCCATTGCAGGCCGTACACCAGCAGCATCGCGGTCAGCACGTACAGGCTGGCGCGGTGCACGCCGTGCACGCGCAACCACACTTCCACCCACAGTCCGCCGAGCAGCCAGATCACCGCGATGGCAATGAAGATGCCGGCCCAGCCACCGAAGCCGGCGCGCGCGGCGTCCTTGTCGTCGCCGACCGGCAGGCTCTGGCGGCGCAGGGTCAGCGCCAGGAACACGCCGGTGGCACCGAGCAGCAGGAAGCCCAGGCTGATGTGTTCGGTGAGCGCTCGCAGCGGGTCGATCCCGGTCAGCACGCGCAGGAAAGCGATCCAGGCGCCGAATTGCAGCAGGATGCCGAAGCGCCACACCAGCGCCTGCTTCTGCCGCAGTCCCACCCAGACCATGCCGGCGCCCTGCAACGCCCAGGCGGCGCTGGTCCAGCGGCCATCGAAGGCGAGCGGGATCGCCAGCGTGCCAAAGACCACCGCGAGCGCGAAGAAGGATTCGACCAGCAGGCGCA is a genomic window containing:
- a CDS encoding type II toxin-antitoxin system RelB/DinJ family antitoxin gives rise to the protein MLHVRVDDEIKVQAGAALAAMGLTVSDAVRILLTRLVNDQAFPLELKVPNAKTRAAMVEARAMTKSRKTRFRSAGALIDDLEKTNA
- a CDS encoding type II toxin-antitoxin system YafQ family toxin; the encoded protein is MTSKKPTHNKRAAPPRPCDFTKAFRKDWERLSRSGRYDLQRLKQVMLLLVANDAPLGPEWLDHPLKGEWADHRECHIGGDFLLIHRMEGQTLIFVRAGTHADLFEE
- a CDS encoding methyltransferase domain-containing protein, which encodes MSGYNTRVSTVQLGGHDYRIRSLSDRQQFADPLGRAAKAGISSANWSLFGQLWPSGRLLAEAMSEFDVAGKRVLELGCGLGLASLVLTRRGANVTASDHHPLAEVFLSHNAGLNDLSIPHFHDLQWAVADEGLGCFDLIIASDVLYERDHAVLLTALCERHAQPKAEVVITDPGRGNSGGFTRAMAALGFSMEETRTRFDAKDRPPFRGCLLHYRRG
- a CDS encoding DUF3999 family protein, whose translation is MAVAALVAITLTTAPSRASATAAPHDPKLDEFAAVFPLAASGDDGVLQLQLPLAVYQASRTAGLADLRIYNGAGQLLPHALHFPEQRARTEVREQAGTLFPIYADVQTPGNTGGLDLQLRTDADGALVELDVRTNTAQVERDPREAATAVTRPLAALVVDLGPSAANEVLQALRFQIGDSVRDYHARLAIERSDDLKLWDGVAHGTLDWIPGNDPTVRLVSDRIELPRGNGRYLKLRWLDGAPLAFTTILGEWRGATATPDPGLELTLQAQPGRVDSDFVYVTSPSIAASSIGLDLPEPNTVLPVIIGVYREQRGPKPQWLLAPQISSTFYRLNHDGGERRSSRIQVAPMGSAEWVVRPQSAGSTPPRLVLGWRPQTLVFTARGKGFRLAVGAAPEVVRHWNGGAAALAQVAPGFSTREIAQLQSVLIGKPQRPTAPIAPAAASAPTDDADAAARTRRFALWAVLALGLLVLGWMTWRLYSQLGQNAHPED
- a CDS encoding DUF2339 domain-containing protein, translated to MPILVSSGSGNHVALFSYYALLNAGIFAIAWTRAWRVLNFLGFLFTFLIGTAWGVQRYEAEHYQSSQGFLALFVAMYAAIAILYAWRQAPRLKSYVDATLVFGVPIVAMGLQYGMVKDMHLGSALSAVAFGVFYASLGLALWRWRAGSLRLLVESFFALAVVFGTLAIPLAFDGRWTSAAWALQGAGMVWVGLRQKQALVWRFGILLQFGAWIAFLRVLTGIDPLRALTEHISLGFLLLGATGVFLALTLRRQSLPVGDDKDAARAGFGGWAGIFIAIAVIWLLGGLWVEVWLRVHGVHRASLYVLTAMLLVYGLQWLGRRADWRLPAVLAGAVTAVAGLTFLGLMTRYMRWHNVPVYPEASLGEVLSGGALFGGLLLSIGALVSAFAFKRRWQSDTGMAQERDRSASVAWLWLSMFWCCGFALHGAAHALAFATGAAAAAPIPWYQVSFWAAYGIGLALSGYGFTALAQRFAFANAANLQRIAWPLLTVLGSFIFLVQVADSLVVERLLQFDWALPASGDGSTRDAWLAFIGGPLSGTLVLLALAWLGLTRMRDAERSPALSEHQRGTAAVVWLIGLGILLYLPLVDVLAQFGARLLEANGLMRDESSWFGYADWRLACMTLLAMAALFMARACATPLLRLLAVPTMVMQALVWMVLLADAYLQQQLPSPGTAIAVLLCWAGMAWCLQRWQTHRDIPDGGLKGLHFSRVVAPWLMLAPVVSLNLMPWLAGDPELALQAQGGWVVAGMWPDYLAAWAAIACLFLGLMQVRRGGWPLQPLHDWYGRVVIPLAALWALLLVIYWNLRQDGNMAPLPYLPLLNPLDLSTGFVALLLADLWRLHRERASDEQHRLALRTSMALGFGWFNLMLLRTAAKYLDLPYRFEPLFHSQFVQAMLSLTWTLCAFALMRHAARRLSKPLWMIGAALLGVVVFKLFIIDLRNVGSVARIVSFMGVGGLMLLIGYVAPLPREAEQ